A stretch of Dasania marina DSM 21967 DNA encodes these proteins:
- a CDS encoding bifunctional sulfate adenylyltransferase/adenylylsulfate kinase, producing the protein MSEVISAGRAHGDQLIDLYVQDDALAAAKEQAKHNLSWDLTKRQMCDIELLLNGAFSPLEGFMGEADYNTVLDNMRLADGTLWPMPITLDVSASFAEQIASGQTITLRDAEGVVIANMTVSDCWRPDKAREAEAVFGSSKDCHPGVHYLNAEAGGYYLGGRLVGVTPPLYYDFKQYRDSPASLRAKFASWGWNNVIALQTRNPMHRAHVIMTKRLMAENNANFVIHTAVGMTKPGDLDHYCRVRCYEKVLKRYPASSAQLSLVPLGMRMAGPREALWQAIIRQNYGFSHFVVGHDHSGPGLNDEGCAFYAPEASQQLVLSFQDELNIKVLPAPFLLYAQGREEFCEQGQLLPGEEGLYISGSELREILKRGDDVPDWFAFPEIVEELQHTMPPRSKQGFTVFFTGLSGSGKSTLANGLMVRLRERGGRHVTLLDGDVVRKNLSSELSFSKEHRELNIQRIGYVASEITRNGGVAICAPIAPYLAGRRSVRNLIAGVGTFIEIHVSTPIEVCEGRDRKGLYAMARAGKVKGFTGIDDPYQEPENPEMRIDTSQHEMAEAIEMVMARLESIGVI; encoded by the coding sequence ATGAGTGAAGTTATATCAGCAGGCCGGGCTCACGGTGATCAATTAATCGATCTTTACGTCCAGGATGACGCTTTAGCGGCCGCCAAAGAACAGGCTAAACACAACCTGTCTTGGGATTTAACGAAGCGCCAAATGTGCGATATAGAGTTATTACTTAATGGTGCCTTCTCGCCTTTAGAGGGTTTTATGGGCGAGGCCGATTACAACACGGTACTAGACAATATGCGTCTGGCCGATGGCACGCTATGGCCCATGCCCATCACCTTAGATGTTTCAGCCAGTTTTGCCGAGCAAATCGCTAGCGGCCAAACCATTACTCTGCGCGACGCCGAGGGGGTGGTAATTGCCAATATGACGGTTAGTGATTGCTGGCGGCCTGATAAAGCCCGCGAAGCTGAGGCTGTTTTTGGCAGCAGCAAAGACTGTCACCCTGGAGTGCATTATCTCAATGCCGAAGCTGGTGGCTACTATCTAGGTGGCCGTTTAGTGGGGGTGACACCACCACTGTATTACGACTTTAAACAATACCGTGACAGCCCCGCCTCCCTACGTGCAAAATTTGCCAGCTGGGGCTGGAACAATGTTATTGCTCTGCAAACCCGCAACCCCATGCACCGCGCCCACGTCATTATGACTAAGCGCCTAATGGCCGAAAACAACGCCAATTTTGTTATCCATACTGCCGTGGGCATGACCAAACCCGGTGACCTTGATCATTACTGCCGGGTGCGTTGCTACGAAAAAGTGTTAAAGCGCTATCCCGCAAGTTCCGCACAATTAAGCTTAGTGCCCTTGGGTATGCGTATGGCAGGCCCTAGAGAGGCCTTATGGCAGGCCATTATTCGACAAAATTACGGCTTTAGTCATTTTGTGGTAGGCCACGATCACTCCGGCCCTGGTTTAAATGATGAAGGCTGCGCGTTTTATGCCCCCGAAGCTTCACAACAATTGGTGTTGTCTTTTCAAGATGAGTTGAACATCAAAGTGTTGCCCGCGCCTTTTTTGCTCTATGCGCAAGGGCGTGAGGAATTTTGTGAACAGGGGCAGTTATTGCCGGGTGAAGAAGGTCTTTATATTTCGGGATCCGAGCTGCGTGAAATATTGAAGCGTGGTGATGACGTGCCTGACTGGTTTGCTTTTCCTGAAATAGTAGAAGAATTACAGCACACCATGCCGCCTCGCTCCAAACAGGGTTTTACCGTGTTTTTTACCGGCCTGTCTGGCTCAGGTAAATCTACCTTGGCCAATGGCTTAATGGTACGTTTGCGCGAACGCGGTGGCCGTCATGTCACCTTGCTAGATGGTGATGTGGTGCGTAAAAACCTCTCTAGTGAATTAAGCTTTTCTAAGGAACACCGTGAGCTGAATATACAGCGCATAGGGTATGTTGCTAGTGAAATTACCCGAAATGGTGGTGTGGCTATATGCGCCCCCATCGCGCCTTACCTAGCAGGGCGGCGTAGCGTGCGTAACCTGATTGCAGGTGTAGGTACCTTTATAGAGATACATGTATCCACTCCCATAGAGGTGTGTGAAGGTCGTGACCGCAAGGGTTTATATGCCATGGCTAGAGCAGGCAAGGTTAAAGGCTTTACCGGCATAGATGACCCTTATCAAGAACCAGAAAATCCAGAAATGCGTATAGATACCTCACAGCATGAAATGGCGGAGGCTATTGAGATGGTTATGGCGCGTTTAGAATCCATAGGCGTGATTTAA